In Pelomicrobium methylotrophicum, a single genomic region encodes these proteins:
- a CDS encoding copper resistance protein B gives MQINKRLSLIAAFTAVSISPGWTQAQGMAESTQPAQTPAGHANHSAPMKPMQQGAMPGMDHSGTSAPAYDMGGMDMGAMQGGSAPPDARDPHAYAGGQGFGPIPRPRLGDEHNFGSLLFDRLERVRTRDNSSNVYDLLAWYGRDYDRAVLKAEGDIDGGKLQEARTELLWGHAIATFWDTQLGVRYDSGVGPDRKWLAFGVQGLAPYWFDVEATGYIGDQGRTALRFAASYDLLFTQKLILQPRIEANAYGKSDPAREVGSGLSDLSAGVRLRYEIRREFAPYVGVEWGGKLGKTADIARADGAPTRETRLVAGVRFWF, from the coding sequence ATGCAGATCAACAAACGACTGAGTTTGATCGCCGCCTTTACCGCGGTCAGCATCTCCCCTGGCTGGACACAGGCGCAGGGGATGGCGGAGAGCACGCAGCCGGCCCAGACGCCGGCTGGCCATGCAAACCATTCCGCGCCGATGAAACCCATGCAGCAGGGTGCCATGCCGGGCATGGATCACTCTGGCACGTCCGCTCCGGCATACGACATGGGCGGCATGGATATGGGGGCGATGCAAGGCGGCTCGGCACCGCCCGATGCCCGTGACCCCCACGCCTACGCCGGCGGCCAAGGCTTCGGACCGATTCCGCGGCCGCGATTGGGAGATGAGCACAACTTCGGTTCGCTGCTGTTCGATCGGCTCGAGCGCGTGCGCACCCGCGACAATAGCTCCAACGTCTACGACCTGCTCGCTTGGTATGGCCGCGATTACGACCGCGCGGTGTTGAAAGCCGAAGGGGACATCGACGGCGGCAAGCTGCAGGAAGCGCGCACCGAGCTGCTCTGGGGGCACGCCATCGCCACCTTCTGGGACACCCAGCTCGGTGTGCGCTACGACAGCGGGGTCGGGCCGGACCGGAAATGGCTTGCCTTCGGCGTCCAGGGCCTGGCGCCCTACTGGTTCGATGTCGAGGCCACAGGCTACATCGGCGATCAGGGGCGCACTGCGCTGCGGTTCGCGGCCAGCTACGACTTGCTCTTCACGCAAAAGCTCATCTTGCAGCCCCGCATCGAAGCCAATGCCTACGGCAAAAGCGATCCGGCGCGCGAAGTGGGTTCCGGCCTGTCCGACCTTTCCGCAGGTGTCCGGCTGCGCTACGAAATCCGACGCGAGTTCGCGCCCTACGTCGGCGTCGAATGGGGCGGCAAGCTCGGCAAAACGGCGGATATCGCGCGCGCCGACGGTGCACCAACCCGGGAAACACGGCTGGTCGCAGGCGTGCGTTTCTGGTTCTGA